The following DNA comes from Bos indicus x Bos taurus breed Angus x Brahman F1 hybrid chromosome 5, Bos_hybrid_MaternalHap_v2.0, whole genome shotgun sequence.
ACTACAGTTAtatgattcctttttatttattcctaTTCTGAACTTCCCCGCAAGTTGAACCAAATAAATTGGATAAAGCTGAATATTGCTTCAgaattttctgtaaattttttatTCATATGTTTTTGATGAAGTATAAAATGTTACAACATAAGACATTTTGTTTGAGAAAATGAATCTCAGGAATAATGTGGATTTCTGAAAAtttcactcttcagttcagttcagttcagttcaataactcagtcgtgtacgactctttgcgacaccatgaattccctgtccatcaccaactcccagagttcactcaaactcatgtccattgagtcagtgatgccatccaaccatctcatcctctcttgtccccttctcctcccaccttccttccttcccagcatcagggtttcttcaaatgagtcagttcttcacatcaggtggccaatgtattagagtttcagcttcaatatcagtccttccaatgaagattcaggaatgatttcctttaggatggactatttggatcactttgctgtccaaagaactctcaagagtcttctccaacacaacatttcaaagcatcaattcttcagcactcagctttctttatagtccaactctcacatccatacatgactactggaaaaaccatagctttgactagatggacctattaGTCATACTaccttattttaaataagaaataatatatgGGTCAATGTTTAGGAAAATTCTAAGACAGGAGGTTGGTGGACGATCCTTCGCTCACTGGGAAATCTGACCCACCACCTATTTTtgttaaaagttttattgaaCACACCTGAGCCCTTTCATTTACATGTTGCTCATAGCTGCATCAAAAATAAAGACAGGAAGAACTGAGTAATTGCATCAGGGACACTATGCCTGCAAACCCTAAATTATTAATGTATTacccttttacagaaaaagtttgtgtTGATCCCTGCTATTGATAATCAAAATGATTATACTGAtaacaaacatttaaattaaacACCAAAGAGTTTGTATAGAATGATGTAGAGAGCTGCATTATCTGATAATATCAGCGTAGGCTCCTatataaattttgtaaaatttttacagatttttaattCCCAGAACTAACCTATCTATTATTTATGgtatatatttattgagtgaataaGAACTCACAATCCTCAATCAAGTCTAAATTTCACCATGTGAAAATACAGGTTGAGCTTAGAAATTATAAATGTTTCAGCATGAGGGAAGGAGAAAGTAATGGCATGACTTCCCTACAATGTGGAATactcagtattatttttataagttgTTTTTCTTGTGTTTCATCAAATGATAGATCTAAGACTCTCAATTGAGTATGGTATGTGAATATCAGGAAAAACTTGCCTCTGAGTTATGGTTACAGTCTTTGTATAATAATGGTTTAAAAATGAGggatgtgttccctatcctgaacacATGTGTAcgtgtggcagattcatgttgatatatggcaaaaccaatacaatattgtaaagttaaaaaataaaataaaatttaaaaaaaaaacaaaaaaaaataagggatGTGTTTGAGTACCTTTCATCATTATATAAATTTTcgacttcatggaaaacagaaaagaaaaaagtgtttagGGCCAGAATTGCATGATCTTGCATGATTATTCATATAAATTCTGATCAGTACATTTTCCAATATGATAATGcttaaataagcatttttaacaaAAACCCTCAAGTTTATATATGGTAAAACTTTGCTCTTGTTACCTTCTTTACTCCTATTGATTAGGCATATCACTTAAAGAGGCAATTAAAAGAATTGTATGTACAAGCTATTATCTCAGAATAGTCACAAATATGAGAAAGTTATAACACCCCTTAGCTACTGATTATCAAAAGATCAGCTTAACATCAAGCTTTTATTCAAATATACAACTGACCACAGTAAATGTGGTCATCTTTGGTAtccaataatatttattttgtcagctacaaattggcacttgtcaTGAGTGCTTGCCATCTGTCTCTGCAAGGGTTAAATTATGTGCTGTGCAGCTGCTGATGTTCAACACCGCCTGAAGGAGTTCAGTGTGGAGAGCAGGACTGAGGGAttttgtgctctgggaaaactggcaggacaggccttcagatagttaaacagcctcaggagctgattttatgagcccaattcttgtgtCTCCTCATATcaacaaaaacactaaaattcTTCATGGTGATGATTGTTTCTCATAACTAGCAGACTTTTCATGAGTCGACCAGAAACTTTCTACAAAAAGAAATGTGCTTGAATACATGTACTCCACTTTTAACAAATCATATATATACTGTCCTTCCCCTATACCTCTTTACATCTGTTTCTCACAGATATCTGAGGTCTGTCTCCCGGATTGCAATCCTCATATTgctccaaataaaatttaacttgcaactctcacgttgtgtattgtttttaattgataatttcttcaggtattttaaaagaattattatgATACATATGCTAATTTTGGAGTTCCCCAAGAAGTGGAGGCTATTTCATAGTTTTCCCTAATAGCTTTCATGTTTTCTTCATTATAATAGTCTTTGAGCTGATAAATTATACAgcacagaaaatattaaattaagtAATGAGAAAGTTTTTTGATTTCTCAAGAAAGTGTAACTACATCATTCTTCTAAGTTGTACTGTTTTCCACATAGTTCCTAAATTGGCCACAATATGAAAAGGAGAGTATATGTAATGTTCTAATGAGACTGTAAGATTATGTTTATTATCCTTGTGtggtaataaaaaataagattaaacatGATACAATATTTACTCAATTACTGAAAAGAGTAATTCTGGTGAAATCACAAAATGCTATTATctcttgcattttaaaatttcaccagAAGAAAAGTACATGAGAGAAGGTTTGCaatctgaatggaaaaaaaaaaaatgtgtatgtatatatatatgtacatatatgaaaaGTTCAAAtttaaatggcaaaaataaaataaacatatgcaAATATCCTTAGTAAACTGctgacaataaaaatataaatgatgaaaatgaatCTAGGGAGGCTGTGTGGatattaataaattttgaaaaacctGGAGTTTAATTTAATTGCTTTTCATTCATATGCCTCGAATTCATGAAACAGggacttttatattttcatttccttgagaaAAACATAGTCTTCCTTGCCATGTCCATGAAGGCTCTCTTGACTTGCTGATTCCTAAGAGTGTAGAtaaaggggttcagcatgggtgcTACTGAGGTATTTAGCACAGCCACTCCCTTGCTCAAAGACACCCTGTCTTTTGCAGATGGATTCACATACATGAAAATGCAGCTGCCATAAGAGATGGAGATGACAATCATGTGGGACGAACACGTGGAAAAGGCCTTTGTCCTCTGAGTGGTAGAAGGGATCCTCAAAATTGTTCTGATGACATATGTGTAGGACAGAATTATTAATGCTAAAGTGAACAAGAGGATAAACACAGCACAGGAAAACCCCAGTATCTCTAGGAATTTGGTGTCTGAACAAGAAAGGTATAATAAAGGGAAATAATCACAAGTAAAATGGTTGATAACATTGGACTTACAGTAATCAAGCTGTATGAAGAACATGAGTATTGGGAATATAATTAAGAATGAAGTCAGCCAAGAGGCCAAGACAAGCAGCGTGCAGACTCTGTGATTCATGATGGTCAAGTAATGCAGCGGTTTGCAGATGGCAATGTAGCAGTCATAGGACATGGCAACCAGAAGGTAAATCTCAGTGacttccaagaaaatgaaaaaaaaaaataactgagtcATACAATCATTAAAAGAGATAGTTTTATCTCCCGTAATAATGGTGGCCAAGAACTTGGGAATAGTGACAGTTGTGAATGAAACTTCCAATATGGAGAAACTCctgaggaagaaatacatgggggtCTGGAGGTGGATATCCAGCAGGGTCAGGGTGATAATGGTCAAGTTCCCAGTGATGCTGAGCATGTAGGTGATGAGCACAAAGACAAAGATCACAACCTGAAGTTGTGGGTCATCCGACAGTCCCAGGAGGATAAAATCtcttatttctgtgttgtttctcATTTTACTACTTCTTTTAAGTAACCGtcagaagaaaacacaaaggGAAGACACAGAAAAGGGGATTATCCATGTATAACAATGGGATTTGTTTCTGAAAGTAAACTTACTATGCCATGCTAACATAATtcaggagatttttaaaaacaagttaatAAAAATAGGT
Coding sequences within:
- the LOC113893688 gene encoding olfactory receptor 6C1-like → MRNNTEIRDFILLGLSDDPQLQVVIFVFVLITYMLSITGNLTIITLTLLDIHLQTPMYFFLRSFSILEVSFTTVTIPKFLATIITGDKTISFNDCMTQLFFFFIFLEVTEIYLLVAMSYDCYIAICKPLHYLTIMNHRVCTLLVLASWLTSFLIIFPILMFFIQLDYCKSNVINHFTCDYFPLLYLSCSDTKFLEILGFSCAVFILLFTLALIILSYTYVIRTILRIPSTTQRTKAFSTCSSHMIVISISYGSCIFMYVNPSAKDRVSLSKGVAVLNTSVAPMLNPFIYTLRNQQVKRAFMDMARKTMFFSRK